Proteins from a single region of Bombus pascuorum chromosome 5, iyBomPasc1.1, whole genome shotgun sequence:
- the LOC132907467 gene encoding glucose dehydrogenase [FAD, quinone]-like, with protein sequence MESCMSGNCAAALSSTPNSIFAQFIQVLLASLCTLSKSGDYPTDRTEEILASEREFDFVIAGGGTAGAILASRLTEVMDWKVLLIEAGEDPAPITDVPGLFALSFDQVYDYSYKIEPQEGVCQGSKNKQCRWSKGKALGGSSVINAMVHVFGNERDYDKWASLGNEGWSYKEVLPYFKKSMNCAAEHIAKWGEEYCGIGGPMNVRHHNYSITNIQDIILNSVREAGLNVLEPMIGDRFIGFGKALGTMENTRRVNSAKAFLSPIKDRKNLYVMKSSRVDKILLEGDRATGVRVTLKDGRSIDVKASKEVILSAGSIASPQIMMLSGIGPKKHLTEMGIPTVVDLPVGENLQDHMSWIGIHVGYVNESTMPPSPTFLMDAAYEYLVHNSGEFAAPGSDLIGFVNVNDPDSVYPDIQFHFGHNPRWNPVKVESLMTTFGLNDELIREMQKNVMESDLLMFCAVLLNPKSRGVLKLRSVDPADPVKIYANYLTEEEDLKTLLKSVDIVKSLLNTETMKKHGMRLLHFDIPGCRHTQPDSTEYWECSIRHIGSTLFHAVGTVAMGPSNDPRAVVNARLKVHGIDRLRVIDASIMPNIVSGNTNAPTMMIAEKGADMIKEDWETRVHVEL encoded by the exons atgGAGTCGTGTATGAGCGGAAATTGTGCGGCAGCGCTATCGTCAACGCCAAACTCCATTTTTGCTCAATTCATACAAGTACTGTTGGCAAGCCTGTGTACTTTAAGCAAAAGCGGAGACTACCCAACCGATCGGACGGAAGAGATTTTGGCTTCGGAAAGAGAATTCGATTTCGTGATCGCGGGAGGTGGAACGGCGGGTGCTATCCTTGCTAGTAGATTGACAGAAGTAATGGATTGGAAGGTTCTACTGATCGAAGCTGGAGAGGATCCTGCTCCTATTACCGATGTTCCCGGTCTCTTCGCGCTGTCGTTCGACCAGGTTTACGATTATTCTTACAAG ATCGAGCCTCAAGAGGGTGTCTGTCAGGGTAGCAAAAATAAGCAATGCAGATGGTCGAAGGGCAAGGCTCTTGGTGGTAGTTCCGTCATCAACGCCATGGTACACGTGTTTGGGAACGAGAGGGACTACGACAAATGGGCCAGTCTAGGCAACGAAGGATGGAGCTACAAGGAAGTGCTTCCCTACTTCAAGAAATCTATGAATTGCGCGGCAGAACATATAGCTAAGTGGGGGGAAGAGTATTGCGGAATCGGTGGGCCGATGAACGTCAGACACCACAATTACTCCATAACAAACATCCAAGACATTATCCTAAATAGTGTACGCGAGGCAGGATTGAACGTTCTGGAACCAATGATCGGTGATCGTTTCATCGGATTCGGAAAAGCACTGGGTACCATGGAAAATACGCGTCGCGTTAATAGCGCGAAAGCTTTCCTATCTCCCATCAAAGACAGAAAGAACCTGTACGTGATGAAATCCAGTAGAGTGGACAAGATTCTATTGGAAGGTGATCGAGCGACCGGTGTTCGTGTCACCTTGAAGGacggtcgatcgatcgatgtaaAAGCATCGAAGGAAGTGATTCTTTCCGCGGGAAGCATCGCTAGTCCTCAAATAATGATGCTTTCGGGAATCGGACCCAAGAAACATCTGACAGAAATGGGAATACCGACCGTGGTCGATCTACCGGTTGGAGAAAATCTTCAGGATCATATGTCTTGGATAGGAATACACGTAGGTTACGTGAACGAATCAACGATGCCACCATCTCCAACGTTTTTGATGGACGCAGCTTACGAGTATCTAGTGCACAATTCCGGAGAATTTGCAGCTCCAGGGAGCGATCTTATCGGTTTTGTCAATGTCAACGATCCTGATTCCGTGTATCCGGATATTCAATTCCACTTTGGCCATAATCCACGTTGGAACCCGGTCAAAGTGGAATCTCTAATGACAACCTTTGGGCTTAACGACGAATTGATACGAGAAATGCAAAAGAACGTCATGGAGTCGGACTTGCTCATGTTTTGCGCTGTTTTATTGAATCCTAAGAGTCGAGGAGTGCTAAAGTTGCGCAGCGTCGATCCAGCTGACCCGGTCAAGATCTACGCGAATTACTTAACCGAAGAGGAGGACCTGAAAACGTTGTTAAAATCCGTCGACATTGTCAAGTCTTTGTTGAATACCGAAACGATGAAGAAGCACGGTATGAGATTGCTACATTTCGATATTCCCGGATGCCGACATACGCAGCCCGATTCTACCGAATACTGGGAATGCAGTATCAGACACATAGGTAGTACGTTGTTTCACGCGGTTGGGACAGTTGCAATGGGACCGTCCAACGACCCCAGGGCCGTCGTGAATGCAAGATTGAAAGTACACGGTATCGACAGGTTACGAGTGATCGATGCGTCGATTATGCCAAACATCGTTAGCGGAAACACCAACGCACCGACCATGATGATCGCGGAGAAGGGAGCGGATATGATCAAAGAGGATTGGGAGACAAGAGTACACGTAGAACTGTAA